From Streptomyces sp. CMB-StM0423, a single genomic window includes:
- a CDS encoding HAD-IA family hydrolase, producing the protein MPTPLPTRPRLITFDTYGTLIDWDGALRAHLRALFAARVQDRDVAAFHRRWYYGYALPAVHGRFLPYRDLLATTMAEALAAEAGITADDAELAALGDVMAEADPFADSVETLRLLGAHAPLATISNSQRDIIDVSVRKLGDPFTYVFTGEAVGAYKPHRALFELVLGRAGVEPHEAVHVAQSQYVDLPRSVPMGIPTVWINRQGQELRPTTPAPTAQLPDLRGLPELLGLPEAV; encoded by the coding sequence ATGCCCACTCCGCTGCCGACCCGCCCCCGGCTCATCACCTTCGACACCTACGGCACCCTCATCGACTGGGACGGCGCCCTCCGCGCCCACCTGCGCGCGCTGTTCGCGGCACGGGTACAGGACAGGGACGTCGCCGCCTTCCACCGCCGCTGGTACTACGGCTACGCCCTGCCCGCCGTCCACGGCCGCTTCCTGCCCTACCGGGACCTGCTCGCCACGACCATGGCCGAGGCCCTCGCCGCGGAGGCCGGGATCACCGCGGACGACGCGGAACTGGCCGCGCTCGGCGACGTGATGGCCGAAGCCGACCCCTTCGCCGACAGCGTCGAAACGCTGCGCCTGCTGGGCGCGCACGCGCCGCTGGCCACCATCTCCAACAGCCAGCGCGACATCATCGACGTCAGCGTGCGCAAGCTGGGCGACCCCTTCACGTACGTCTTCACCGGCGAGGCGGTCGGCGCGTACAAGCCGCACCGGGCGCTCTTCGAACTGGTCCTCGGCCGCGCGGGCGTGGAGCCGCACGAGGCGGTGCACGTGGCCCAGTCGCAGTACGTCGACCTGCCGCGCTCCGTACCGATGGGCATCCCGACCGTGTGGATCAACCGGCAGGGCCAGGAGCTGCGCCCCACCACTCCCGCGCCCACGGCCCAACTGCCCGACCTGCGCGGCCTGCCGGAGCTGCTGGGCCTGCCGGAGGCGGTGTGA
- a CDS encoding CGNR zinc finger domain-containing protein gives MAVSDYTGQAALTAVDLVNSLDVITGRDRLRDGEDAAALLARHHWEVGRTVSAADLERLRQLRPRLRFVFGGTPVQKSVADLNALLRDLRAQPHLTDHDGAWHWHYTRPRAPLGERVATSCVVALLTAIADGGAGRLRICDGADCANVFVDASRPGLRRYCDTKSCGNRAHVTAYRERKRTRSAG, from the coding sequence ATGGCCGTAAGTGATTACACGGGGCAGGCCGCGCTCACGGCCGTCGACCTCGTCAACAGCCTGGACGTCATCACCGGCAGGGACCGGCTGCGCGACGGCGAGGACGCCGCCGCGCTCCTCGCCCGGCACCACTGGGAGGTCGGCCGCACGGTGTCAGCCGCCGACCTGGAGCGGCTGCGGCAACTGCGCCCGCGGCTGCGGTTCGTCTTCGGCGGCACGCCCGTGCAGAAGTCCGTCGCCGACCTCAACGCGCTCCTGCGCGACCTGCGCGCGCAGCCCCACCTCACCGACCACGACGGCGCCTGGCACTGGCACTACACCCGGCCGCGGGCGCCGCTGGGCGAGCGGGTGGCGACGTCGTGCGTGGTCGCGCTGCTGACCGCGATCGCCGACGGCGGCGCGGGTCGGCTGCGGATCTGCGACGGCGCCGACTGCGCCAACGTCTTCGTCGACGCCTCCCGCCCGGGGCTGCGCCGTTACTGCGACACCAAGAGCTGCGGCAACCGCGCGCACGTCACCGCCTACCGGGAGCGCAAGCGCACACGGAGCGCCGGCTAG
- a CDS encoding flavodoxin family protein has translation MDTSPSIAIAYHSRRGHTHVLAEAVRAGAEAAGGTVAMVLVEEMQDGDWETLDAADAIVFGAPTLMGSASGAFHVFAESTSTRWSKQSWKDKIGAGFTHSSCKAGDKHITLGYFATLAAQHQMHWVNLGLAPGWHLSHESENDLNRLGYFNGAAAATMGDLGTDAVHKADIATAEHLGGRVARHTAVVLAGRAALGVA, from the coding sequence ATGGACACGTCACCCAGCATCGCGATCGCCTACCACTCGCGCCGCGGACACACCCACGTGCTGGCGGAGGCCGTCAGGGCCGGCGCCGAGGCGGCGGGCGGCACGGTGGCCATGGTGCTCGTCGAGGAGATGCAGGACGGCGACTGGGAGACGCTGGACGCCGCGGACGCCATCGTGTTCGGGGCGCCGACGCTCATGGGCTCCGCCTCCGGCGCGTTCCACGTCTTCGCCGAGTCGACCAGCACGCGCTGGTCGAAGCAGTCCTGGAAGGACAAGATCGGGGCGGGCTTCACGCACTCGTCGTGCAAGGCCGGCGACAAGCACATCACCCTCGGGTACTTCGCGACCCTCGCCGCCCAGCACCAGATGCACTGGGTCAACCTCGGCCTCGCGCCCGGCTGGCACCTCAGCCACGAGAGCGAGAACGACCTCAACCGCCTCGGCTACTTCAACGGCGCCGCCGCGGCCACCATGGGCGACCTGGGCACCGACGCGGTGCACAAGGCCGACATCGCGACCGCCGAGCACCTGGGCGGGCGGGTCGCGCGGCACACCGCCGTGGTCCTCGCGGGACGGGCGGCGCTGGGCGTCGCCTGA
- a CDS encoding DUF3500 domain-containing protein, with protein MGGSDGTAAAAGTGQAGAPATAARMREAAQALLSVLAPEQVRELRAGPARLDAPELREWTYVPGPRPGLSTEELDGDQRAAVDALLAAAHSAHGGRLAAGAIEVERHRRELVGRPGPDRYWLRLLGDPDGEGPWGWRMNGHHLAVHVLITPAGLRVTPHFVGSEPALVTSGPRAGRLLGPEEDLARELVTDLDTAARSTAVYAAEPPDDILTRADPFADPDLLPPGLPYAAMTPAQQALLERLVRRYLARAPEEYARACWSDTVAGGLERLSFAWAGGLAPGDRHYYCVRAPDFLVEYDNTQDDGNHAHSVWRHTRHDWGLDLLRAHYESGHG; from the coding sequence GTGGGCGGGTCCGACGGAACAGCGGCGGCAGCCGGGACGGGGCAAGCCGGCGCGCCGGCGACCGCGGCGCGGATGCGGGAGGCCGCGCAGGCGCTGCTGTCGGTGCTGGCGCCCGAGCAGGTGCGGGAGCTGCGCGCCGGGCCCGCCCGGCTGGACGCGCCCGAGCTGCGCGAGTGGACGTACGTGCCAGGACCCCGCCCCGGCCTGTCCACCGAGGAGCTGGACGGCGACCAGCGCGCGGCCGTCGACGCGCTGCTCGCCGCGGCGCACAGCGCGCACGGCGGGCGGCTGGCGGCCGGGGCGATCGAGGTGGAGCGCCACCGCCGCGAGCTGGTCGGCCGCCCCGGGCCCGACCGCTACTGGCTGCGGCTGCTCGGCGACCCGGACGGCGAAGGACCGTGGGGCTGGCGGATGAACGGCCACCACCTGGCCGTACACGTGCTGATCACGCCCGCCGGGCTGCGGGTGACCCCGCACTTCGTCGGCTCCGAGCCCGCGCTGGTCACCTCGGGACCGCGGGCAGGGCGGCTGCTGGGCCCCGAGGAGGACCTGGCCCGGGAACTGGTCACGGACCTGGACACCGCCGCCCGCAGCACGGCGGTCTACGCGGCGGAGCCCCCGGACGACATCCTCACCCGCGCCGACCCCTTCGCCGACCCGGACCTGCTGCCGCCGGGCCTGCCGTACGCGGCCATGACACCCGCCCAGCAAGCGCTGCTGGAGCGCCTGGTCCGCCGCTACCTGGCCCGGGCACCCGAGGAGTACGCGCGCGCATGCTGGTCGGACACCGTGGCCGGGGGCCTGGAGCGGCTCTCCTTCGCCTGGGCCGGCGGCCTCGCCCCGGGCGACCGGCACTACTACTGCGTACGCGCCCCCGACTTCCTCGTCGAGTACGACAACACCCAGGACGACGGCAACCACGCCCACTCCGTATGGCGCCACACGCGCCACGACTGGGGTTTGGACCTCCTCCGCGCGCACTACGAGAGCGGCCACGGATGA
- a CDS encoding ricin-type beta-trefoil lectin domain protein gives MIPSPRLHPRTPHSPGHRLPALLAAVLLLATALLAAPGLAPRAAAAGERVDVWLTTTSDSGGRNVTRGLQQQAPLAFGPAGGGADQTIRVDEGTTYQQFEGGGASITDTTAYLLRGGPVSAETRDAVMRRLFSPTDGIGLSFVRNPIGASDLSRPGHVSLDDTCCTLDDFGTNGYDTNVRLLTAQAKQLNPALRVKGVPWSAPGWMKDNGRMDQMGWLKWEYYPMYAQYLVKYVQSYQAAGVKVDYISVQNEPNCCQAGNPTAMNYPGMSWNSSGLIEFTKNHVYPAFRAAGLTTKVLVHDWNYGDYGQIGQAILADAGVRNDPLFGGIAWHGYAGDPAVGSQVHQQYPNVPQFSTEHSGGTWIGNQHNEDMADIVNYTRNWSGSVVKWSLALNQNMGPHNGGCGTCTGLVTVQEGGPRAGQVDNTIEYYTTGHLTKFVKPGAHRISSTASSTVQNVAWRNPDGSKALIAHNGGTSARSVRVDWGSQSFVYSLPARTTATFTWSGTPSGTAPGTGTGTLTGIAGKCLDVAGGATADGTPVQIYGCNGSTAQRWTVGADGTVRALGKCLDVAGAATANGTVVQLYGCNGTAAQQWSYDPVTHDVVGAGSGKCLDVTGNTSADGTKTQIWSCTGGANQKWTLNAA, from the coding sequence ATGATCCCGTCACCCAGGCTCCACCCCCGCACCCCCCACTCCCCCGGCCACCGCCTGCCGGCGCTGCTCGCCGCCGTCCTGCTGCTGGCCACCGCCCTCCTCGCCGCCCCCGGACTGGCCCCGCGGGCCGCCGCGGCCGGCGAGCGCGTCGACGTGTGGCTCACCACCACCTCCGACTCCGGCGGCCGCAACGTCACCCGCGGCCTCCAGCAGCAGGCGCCGCTCGCCTTCGGCCCGGCCGGCGGCGGCGCGGACCAGACGATCCGGGTCGACGAGGGCACGACGTACCAGCAGTTCGAGGGCGGCGGCGCCTCGATCACCGACACCACCGCGTACCTGCTGCGCGGCGGCCCGGTCAGCGCCGAGACCCGCGACGCCGTCATGCGCCGGCTGTTCTCGCCGACCGACGGCATCGGGCTCTCCTTCGTCCGCAACCCGATCGGCGCCTCCGACCTGTCCAGGCCCGGGCACGTCTCGCTCGACGACACCTGCTGCACCCTGGACGACTTCGGCACCAACGGCTACGACACGAACGTCCGGCTGCTCACCGCCCAGGCCAAGCAGCTCAACCCCGCGCTGCGCGTGAAGGGCGTGCCGTGGAGCGCGCCGGGGTGGATGAAGGACAACGGCCGGATGGACCAGATGGGCTGGCTGAAGTGGGAGTACTACCCCATGTACGCCCAGTACCTGGTCAAGTACGTGCAGAGCTACCAGGCCGCGGGAGTCAAGGTCGACTACATCTCGGTGCAGAACGAGCCCAACTGCTGCCAGGCGGGCAACCCCACCGCCATGAACTACCCCGGCATGAGCTGGAACTCCTCCGGCCTGATCGAGTTCACCAAGAACCACGTCTACCCGGCGTTCCGCGCGGCCGGCCTCACCACCAAGGTCCTCGTGCACGACTGGAACTACGGCGACTACGGCCAGATCGGGCAGGCCATCCTCGCCGACGCCGGGGTGCGCAACGACCCGCTCTTCGGCGGCATCGCCTGGCACGGCTACGCCGGCGACCCCGCCGTCGGCAGCCAGGTGCACCAGCAGTACCCGAACGTCCCGCAGTTCAGCACCGAGCACTCCGGCGGCACCTGGATCGGCAACCAGCACAACGAGGACATGGCCGACATCGTCAACTACACCCGCAACTGGAGCGGCAGCGTGGTCAAGTGGAGCCTCGCGCTCAACCAGAACATGGGCCCGCACAACGGCGGCTGCGGCACCTGCACGGGCCTGGTCACGGTGCAGGAGGGCGGCCCGCGGGCGGGTCAGGTCGACAACACCATCGAGTACTACACCACCGGCCACCTCACCAAGTTCGTGAAGCCCGGCGCCCATCGCATCTCCTCCACGGCGAGCAGCACGGTGCAGAACGTGGCCTGGCGGAACCCGGACGGCTCCAAGGCCCTGATCGCCCACAACGGCGGCACTTCCGCGCGCTCCGTACGCGTCGACTGGGGCAGCCAGTCCTTCGTCTACTCCCTGCCCGCCCGCACCACCGCCACGTTCACCTGGTCAGGCACCCCCTCCGGCACCGCACCCGGTACGGGCACGGGCACGCTGACCGGCATCGCCGGCAAGTGCCTCGACGTCGCCGGCGGCGCCACCGCGGACGGCACCCCCGTGCAGATCTACGGCTGCAACGGCAGCACCGCGCAGCGCTGGACCGTGGGCGCGGACGGCACCGTACGGGCGCTCGGCAAGTGCCTGGACGTCGCCGGCGCGGCCACGGCGAACGGCACCGTCGTCCAGCTCTACGGCTGCAACGGCACGGCGGCGCAGCAGTGGTCGTACGATCCCGTGACCCACGACGTCGTGGGGGCGGGCTCGGGGAAGTGCCTCGACGTCACGGGCAACACCTCCGCGGACGGCACGAAGACGCAGATCTGGTCGTGTACGGGCGGCGCCAACCAGAAGTGGACGCTCAACGCGGCGTGA
- a CDS encoding ATP-binding cassette domain-containing protein: MTARKDTPAPEQHAADSHDLIRVHGARENNLRNVDVEIPKRRLTVFTGVSGSGKSSLVFDTIAAESQRMINETYSTFVQGFMPTLARPDVDVLEGLTTAIIVDQERMGANVRSTVGTATDANALLRILFSRLGEPHVGPPNAFSFNVASAQGTGAVTVDRGAGETVEVAFTSTGGMCPRCEGMGRISDIDLSELYDETKSLAEGAITIPGYKAGGWMVRLYADSGFFDGDKPIGKFTDKELHDFLYHEQTKLKISGMNVTYEGLVPRVQKSFLSKDRESMQPHIRAFVDRIATFAACPECGGTRLSEAARSAKVAGISIADACAMQINDLAEWARALDEPSVAPLLKTLREALDSFVEIGLGYLSLDRPSGTLSGGEAQRTKMIRHLGSSLTDTTYVFDEPTTGLHPHDIRRMNDLLLRLRDKGNTVMVVEHKSEVISIADHVVDLGPGAGTAGGTVCFEGTVDGLRAAGTVTGRHLDDRAGLKDTVRKATGALEIRGASAHNLQNADVDIPLGVLCVVTGVAGSGKSSLVHSSLPAGAGVVSVDQGAIRGSRRSNPATYTGLLDPIRKAFATANGVKPALFSANSAGACPACKGAGVIYTDLGIMAGVSTTCEECDGKRFQASVLDYRFGGRDISEVLAMPVAEAEEFFAGGEARTPAAHRILRRLTDVGLGYVSIGQPLTTLSGGERQRLKLATHMGDKGGIYVLDEPTTGLHLADVEQLLGLLDRLVDGGKSVIVIEHHQAVMAHADWIVDLGPGAGHDGGRVVFEGTPADLVADRSTLTGEHLAEYVGA, translated from the coding sequence ATGACCGCCAGGAAGGACACGCCGGCGCCCGAGCAGCACGCCGCCGACAGCCACGACCTGATCCGTGTGCACGGAGCGCGCGAGAACAATCTGCGGAACGTCGACGTGGAGATCCCCAAGCGGCGGCTCACGGTCTTCACCGGCGTCTCCGGGTCGGGCAAGAGCTCGCTGGTCTTCGACACGATCGCCGCCGAGTCGCAGCGGATGATCAACGAGACGTACAGCACCTTCGTGCAGGGCTTCATGCCCACCCTCGCCCGGCCGGACGTGGACGTCCTCGAAGGGCTGACCACCGCGATCATCGTCGACCAGGAGCGCATGGGTGCCAACGTCCGCTCCACCGTCGGCACCGCCACCGACGCCAACGCGCTGCTGCGCATCCTCTTCAGCCGCCTCGGCGAGCCGCACGTCGGCCCGCCCAACGCCTTCTCCTTCAACGTCGCGTCCGCCCAGGGCACCGGCGCCGTCACCGTCGACCGCGGCGCGGGCGAGACGGTCGAGGTGGCCTTCACCAGCACCGGCGGCATGTGCCCGCGCTGCGAGGGCATGGGCCGCATCTCCGACATCGACCTGAGCGAGCTGTACGACGAGACGAAGTCGCTCGCCGAGGGCGCGATCACCATCCCCGGCTACAAGGCCGGCGGCTGGATGGTGCGCCTCTACGCGGACTCCGGCTTCTTCGACGGGGACAAGCCGATCGGCAAGTTCACCGACAAGGAGCTGCACGACTTCCTGTACCACGAGCAGACCAAGCTCAAGATCAGCGGCATGAACGTGACCTACGAGGGTCTCGTTCCGCGGGTGCAGAAGTCCTTCCTGTCCAAGGACCGTGAGTCGATGCAGCCGCACATCCGGGCCTTCGTGGACCGGATCGCCACCTTCGCCGCCTGCCCCGAGTGCGGCGGCACCCGGCTCAGCGAGGCCGCCCGCTCCGCCAAGGTCGCCGGCATCAGCATCGCCGACGCCTGCGCCATGCAGATCAACGACCTGGCCGAGTGGGCGCGCGCCCTGGACGAGCCCTCCGTGGCGCCGCTGCTGAAGACGCTGCGGGAGGCCCTCGACTCGTTCGTGGAGATCGGCCTCGGCTATCTCTCGCTCGACCGCCCCTCGGGCACCCTGTCCGGCGGCGAGGCGCAGCGCACCAAGATGATCCGCCACCTCGGCTCCTCGCTCACCGACACCACCTACGTCTTCGACGAGCCCACCACGGGGCTGCACCCGCACGACATCCGGCGGATGAACGACCTGCTGCTGCGGCTGCGCGACAAGGGCAACACGGTGATGGTCGTCGAGCACAAGTCGGAGGTTATCTCGATCGCCGACCACGTCGTGGACCTCGGCCCCGGCGCCGGCACCGCCGGCGGCACGGTCTGCTTCGAGGGCACGGTCGACGGGCTGCGCGCGGCCGGCACGGTCACGGGCCGCCACCTGGACGACCGCGCCGGGCTCAAGGACACCGTGCGCAAGGCCACCGGCGCGCTGGAGATCCGCGGTGCGAGCGCGCACAACCTCCAGAACGCCGACGTCGACATCCCGCTCGGCGTCCTGTGCGTGGTCACCGGCGTCGCCGGCTCCGGCAAGAGCTCGCTGGTGCACTCCTCGCTCCCCGCCGGCGCGGGCGTGGTCTCCGTCGACCAGGGCGCCATCCGCGGCTCCCGGCGCAGCAACCCGGCGACGTACACCGGGCTGCTCGACCCCATCCGCAAGGCGTTCGCGACCGCCAACGGCGTGAAGCCGGCGCTCTTCAGCGCCAACTCCGCGGGCGCCTGCCCCGCCTGCAAGGGCGCCGGCGTGATCTACACCGACCTCGGCATCATGGCCGGCGTCTCCACCACCTGCGAGGAGTGCGACGGCAAGAGGTTCCAGGCGTCCGTCCTCGACTACCGCTTCGGCGGGCGCGACATCAGCGAGGTGCTGGCCATGCCCGTCGCGGAGGCCGAGGAGTTCTTCGCCGGGGGCGAGGCCCGTACGCCCGCGGCGCACCGGATACTCCGGCGGCTGACCGACGTCGGCCTCGGCTACGTCAGCATCGGCCAGCCGCTGACCACCCTGTCCGGCGGCGAGCGGCAGCGGCTCAAGCTGGCCACGCACATGGGCGACAAGGGCGGGATCTACGTCCTGGACGAGCCGACGACAGGACTGCACCTGGCGGACGTGGAGCAGTTGCTCGGGCTGCTCGACCGGCTGGTCGACGGCGGCAAGTCGGTCATCGTCATCGAGCACCACCAGGCCGTCATGGCGCACGCCGACTGGATCGTCGACCTCGGCCCCGGCGCCGGCCACGACGGCGGCCGGGTCGTCTTCGAGGGCACGCCGGCCGACCTGGTCGCCGACCGGTCGACGCTCACCGGGGAGCACCTCGCGGAGTACGTCGGGGCGTAG
- a CDS encoding helix-turn-helix transcriptional regulator: MDRDYARPLDVAELARVALMSPGHFSRSFRAAYGETPYSYLMTRRIERAKALLRRGDLSVTEVCFAVGCSSLGSFSSRFTELVGESPSAYRARTHDDGAAVPACLAKIHTRPVRKRGAPPPPVA, translated from the coding sequence ATGGACCGCGACTACGCGCGCCCGCTGGACGTGGCGGAGCTGGCGCGGGTCGCGCTCATGTCGCCCGGCCACTTCTCCCGCAGCTTCCGCGCCGCGTACGGGGAGACGCCGTACAGCTATCTGATGACGCGCCGGATCGAGCGCGCCAAGGCGCTGCTGCGGCGCGGCGACCTGTCGGTGACCGAGGTGTGCTTCGCGGTCGGCTGTTCCTCGCTGGGGTCGTTCAGCTCGCGCTTCACCGAGCTGGTCGGCGAGAGCCCGAGCGCCTACCGGGCCCGTACCCACGACGACGGCGCCGCCGTCCCCGCCTGCCTCGCCAAGATCCACACGCGGCCGGTGCGGAAGCGGGGGGCGCCGCCTCCTCCGGTAGCGTGA
- a CDS encoding VOC family protein: MGIVLSQCFIAVDDHDKALAFYRDVLGLEVRNDVEFEGTRWVTVGSPEQPGVNIVLEPPAADPQATPADRDAMARLLAKGLLYGVIFTTDDVDATFARIAASGAEVLQEPVDQPFGVRDCAFRDPAGNLLRFSQPPRA, encoded by the coding sequence ATGGGAATCGTGCTCTCGCAGTGCTTCATCGCCGTCGACGACCACGACAAAGCCCTGGCCTTCTACCGCGACGTCCTCGGTCTGGAGGTCCGCAACGACGTCGAGTTCGAGGGCACCCGCTGGGTGACCGTGGGGTCGCCCGAGCAGCCCGGCGTGAACATCGTCCTCGAACCGCCGGCGGCCGACCCGCAGGCCACGCCCGCGGACCGGGACGCCATGGCGCGGCTGCTGGCGAAGGGCCTGCTGTACGGCGTCATCTTCACCACCGACGACGTCGACGCGACGTTCGCGCGCATCGCCGCCTCCGGCGCGGAGGTGCTGCAGGAGCCGGTCGACCAGCCCTTCGGGGTACGGGACTGCGCGTTCCGCGACCCGGCGGGCAACCTGCTCCGCTTCAGCCAGCCGCCCCGCGCCTGA
- a CDS encoding lyase family protein, producing MTTDLDAGLLSPVRAGTPVEAAVSDRAWLQAMLDAEAALARAQARTGTMPATAAAAITGAARAELLDLRALACAARETANPVVGLVKALSGVVAEHDPAAAEYVHRGSTSQDVFDTGAMLVCDRALRLVHADLLRTAGALAELAAGHRDTLMAGRTLTLHAVPTTFGLKAAGWRALVLDAAERLERVLAGGLPVSLGGAAGTLAGYLEYAALDGAGTEDSGAYVERLTAAFADETGLAPATLPWHVLRTPIADVAAVTALVAGALGKIAVDVQSLGRTEVAEVAEPAVAGRGGSSAMPHKRNPVLATLIRSASLQVPALAAAVTQCMVTEDERSAGAWHAEWHLLRECLRLAGGAAHTAVELAEGLQVRPERMRANMRLTENLVTSERLAAVLAPLLGKARAKQLLTDAAAESERTGAGLPGILAAVPAIAEHFDEPALAALLDPASYTGAAGALVDRALADK from the coding sequence GTGACCACCGACCTCGACGCCGGCCTCCTGTCCCCCGTACGGGCCGGCACCCCCGTCGAAGCCGCCGTGTCGGACCGCGCGTGGCTGCAGGCGATGCTGGACGCCGAGGCGGCGCTGGCGCGGGCCCAGGCCCGTACGGGCACCATGCCCGCGACCGCCGCCGCCGCGATCACCGGCGCGGCCCGCGCCGAGCTGCTCGACCTGCGCGCGCTCGCCTGCGCCGCCCGCGAGACGGCCAACCCGGTGGTCGGGCTGGTCAAGGCGCTCAGCGGGGTGGTGGCCGAACACGACCCCGCGGCCGCCGAGTACGTGCACCGGGGCTCGACCAGCCAGGACGTCTTCGACACCGGCGCGATGCTGGTGTGCGACCGGGCGCTGCGCCTCGTCCACGCCGACCTGCTGCGCACCGCGGGCGCCCTGGCGGAGCTGGCGGCCGGGCACCGCGACACGCTGATGGCCGGGCGGACCCTGACGCTGCACGCGGTGCCGACGACGTTCGGGCTGAAGGCCGCAGGCTGGCGGGCGCTGGTGCTGGACGCGGCCGAGCGACTGGAGCGGGTGCTGGCCGGCGGGCTGCCCGTGTCGCTCGGCGGGGCGGCGGGCACGCTGGCCGGGTACCTGGAATACGCGGCCCTGGACGGCGCGGGCACGGAGGACTCCGGCGCATACGTCGAGCGGCTGACCGCGGCGTTCGCCGACGAGACCGGACTCGCGCCCGCCACCCTGCCCTGGCACGTGCTGCGCACCCCGATCGCCGACGTCGCGGCCGTCACCGCCCTCGTCGCCGGGGCGCTCGGCAAGATCGCCGTCGACGTGCAGTCCCTCGGCAGGACCGAGGTCGCCGAGGTGGCCGAGCCCGCGGTGGCGGGGCGCGGCGGCTCCTCCGCGATGCCGCACAAGCGGAACCCGGTCCTCGCCACCCTGATCCGCAGCGCCTCCCTCCAGGTCCCGGCGCTGGCCGCCGCGGTCACACAGTGCATGGTCACCGAGGACGAGCGCTCCGCCGGCGCGTGGCACGCCGAGTGGCACCTGCTGCGCGAGTGCCTGCGGCTGGCGGGCGGCGCGGCGCACACCGCGGTCGAGCTGGCGGAGGGGCTTCAGGTCAGGCCCGAGCGCATGCGCGCCAACATGCGGCTGACGGAGAACCTCGTCACCTCCGAGCGCCTCGCGGCGGTACTCGCGCCACTGCTCGGCAAGGCGCGCGCGAAGCAGTTGCTCACCGACGCGGCGGCGGAATCGGAGCGTACGGGCGCGGGCCTGCCGGGGATCCTCGCGGCCGTGCCCGCGATCGCCGAACACTTCGACGAACCGGCGCTGGCGGCGCTCCTCGACCCCGCGTCGTACACCGGCGCGGCCGGCGCGCTCGTGGACCGGGCGCTCGCCGACAAGTAA